aggtatccttccaataataataaagagtgtaaaataattaatgtaatcaacaacaataaagtaaaataataaatgtaataataataataaaaatagagtaaaataaatgtaataaaataataatagagtaaaataataaatgcaataacaataataaagtaaaataataaatgaaataattataatagagtaaaataaatgtaataaaataataatagagtaaaataatgtaaatttaataacaccaataatagagtaaaataaaaatgtaataaaataatagtaataacagagtaaaataataaataactttgactcgagtataagccgagggcagcttttctagcctaaaaaaggggctgaaaaactaggcttatactccaAAACTATGCTTATAAGTCCAAAAGTCTGGTATATATACATAACACAACAACAAGTAATCCTGGGTACAATGTCCTATTTCGGGGAATCCTTCATCAGATTGTGTTGATTTACAAATAGTCTATAACAGTCTTTTGCAACTGGAAATAACTGTTTGAGCTTTACATGAGCAACAGCATGTAAGTccattatatttctatatatttttatagTTTGTATACTTGTCTAAAGGTTTGTAGAACATATGGGGGTGTTTATACATATCTATTTTGGTTTATTCATTACAGTTACTGTCAGTATGTGCCCATAATTTGTTTAGAAGATCAGCACGAAAAAGCCTTGAATTGAAACAGGACTAAACAAGTGTAATTAAAGAGACAGCAATCTATCCATAACAACATACAAGGAGATCTTGAGACCACAGATTCAAGAATATAACCGCATATCAAAAGACTTATAGACtattctgttttcgccatctgcttctttagccctggaactcaacaaaaaagctcctgttttgtagcaaattTCCTATGAGGCCAAAACAGGACATTGTACCCAGGATTACTTGTTGTTGTGTTATGTATATATACAACACTTTTGGACTTTTCTCCTTATGATACTTATATAGGTTATGTTTCAGGAGTTACAGTATATAATGTTAGTACCCAGTTGGGACTGTAAAGAAAGATTATAAAATTGTTTGTGAATTGATACGATTTTCGTTATATCGCAATATAGATATCTGTGCCTAATTGTCACTTATTAGTAACCAAACCTGTCCCCCTTGTTCAGAGTTCACCATAAATAAAACCCCGTTTCAAAGAACTGGGGGGAAGAAGCCCCTGGATGCTTTACTCATGGTCTTTATTTGTTAGTAAACAACCTCATTTGCTtcacaaataaataacaacagctGCTCATCGGTGCCATCTTCTCGCCTTGTGTCCAGTGGGCGTCCTCTGGTATAAAAGGGGCCAGTTCTACTTCTTTTGCCCGGCCGGCAGCGCCGGTTTCTCCTCCCTCGTGATGGGGATGGTCCGCTCGGGCACCTCCACTGCCTTCCGTGGTCCATTCACCGTCAGAACGCCGTCCGAAGAGAGGGAGGAGGTGAAGGAGAGCGGGTCCACGTCGGCCGGGATCTTGTACTTCCTGCTGAACTCTCTGGCGATGAAGCCGTGCTCGTCCTTTTTttggaggagaggagaaaggagtGGGATCGTGAGCATCCTATTGGGCAATCCGGGCGGAACAGACCCTTGAAGTGGGGGGGTATGCTATCTCTCCCAAGCCATCCTTTTCCTCCCACATTTGCCTCCCCATCGCCCTGAAAGAGGAAGGCTATTCAGGCCAAGACCAGACCAACCTGGCGCTCTTCGTGTTTCCCCCACACTTCAATCATGTCCCCCAAAACCTTCACTTTAAGCTCCTCGGGAGAGAAGTGCTTCACGTCCACGTTCACAAAAAACTTGTCTTTATCCATTCGCATCTGTGGACAAAGAATCTTATTTGAAATGGCCAAAATAATACGATGTTTCATAACTAGAGATCCTGGGAACAGAAAGATGTTTTTTCCTCTCCCTGGAACTAGAGCCAGAGtctatttttaaattgtatttatgccCCTCTTTTTCTCCCAATTTGGGACCCGATGTGCATTACATTATAAGTTAAGATAGGACTAAATAAGACAAAGTCTTTAAAAATTAAGTCATAACATTGAAAGGTGTCAAACTTGtgtccctcccggtgttttggacttcaactcctagagtTCCAGACCTTTGGACAagatggctagggcttctgggagttggtttAAACACatagaatctatctatctatctatctatctatctatctatctatatataaatgtaatgttcgtttgtgggattaacataactcaaaaaccctactggatgaattgacaccgaatttggacacagtacacctatcaggccaacgagtgaccatcacccgtaaaaatactgaaaaacatagcataaaGGACTTTAAAAGCCGAAAAACAAAagatacattacaacgcatgcccaaaaccacatatatatacgcaaacacaaatatacacaaatatacacacacatatatacacacacaaaacacatatacacagactgccaCAGCCACAcatggtaggggacagctagtctatataaataaaaatgtaatgtttgtttgtgagattaacataactcaaaaacaactgggcgaattgacacgaaatttggacacaattcacctaacagtccaacagtCCAAGTGTctatcacacacacagagaaccccagcagaacagatttaaaaaatcccaaaaatacaccatatatacatatacacatacacacacacacacacacacacatatatatacatacacatacacacacacgcacacattcatacacacacacatatatgcacacacacaaatatacacatatacacacatatacatacacacatatatacatatacacatgcacacacatatacacatacatacacacatatagaatcatagagttggaagagacctcatgggccatccaatccaaccctctgccaagaagcaggaatttatacacacaaatatgcatatagacaagcacacacatatacacaatatgcatgtacacctatatatacacctatatatatatatatatatatatatatatatatatatatatgcaaacacacatataaacccaaatatatacacacagaaaacacatatacacagacagcaacacatggcaggggatggctagtagtaaaTACACAAAATACAGCATATCCCATTACAAGACCTTTCTGTCACAACCTATATAAATAGAAAGGTTTTCAGTGAGGAATcctagtggtgcaatggattaaactcttgtgctggtaagattgatgaccgacaggtcataggttggaatctggggagagcaggttgagctccctcagtcagctccagcttcccattcgaggacatgagagaaactgtccataggatggtaaaacatcaaacatctgggtgtcccctgggcaacatccttgtagactgtc
This portion of the Anolis sagrei isolate rAnoSag1 chromosome 7, rAnoSag1.mat, whole genome shotgun sequence genome encodes:
- the CRYAB gene encoding alpha-crystallin B chain, translated to MDISVYHPFFRKPAAVPSRIYNQTFGEHLAESELFPASWSFSSFFWRPYYLRNTGWLENRFAEMRMDKDKFFVNVDVKHFSPEELKVKVLGDMIEVWGKHEERQDEHGFIAREFSRKYKIPADVDPLSFTSSLSSDGVLTVNGPRKAVEVPERTIPITREEKPALPAGQKK